In the genome of Dasypus novemcinctus isolate mDasNov1 chromosome 30, mDasNov1.1.hap2, whole genome shotgun sequence, one region contains:
- the LOC105747141 gene encoding olfactory receptor 7A10-like, producing the protein MENETHVLKFVLLGLSEDTKLQLLLFGLFLSMYLVIIFGNLLIILAIITDSHLHTPMYFFLSNLSFTDICFTSTTVPKMLLNIQTKSKTITYENCLSQMFFFMLFGQLDISLLTVMAYDRFVAICHPLHYMVIMNAQVCGRLLLASWLLSVFVSLLHDLMVLRLSFCTELEMSQFFCELNQVVQLACSDTFLNDLVIYFETGLLAVIPLTGILYSYSKIASTILRISTMEGKYKAFSTCGSHLSVVSLFYGTGLGVYFTSAASQNSRANAIASVMYTVVSPMLNPFIYSLRNKDIKKALKKLRNILAIKGLFVSS; encoded by the coding sequence ATGGAAAATGAAacacatgttttaaaatttgtccTCCTTGGTCTCTCAGAAGATACAAAGTTACAGCTTCTCCTCTTTGgactgttcctgtccatgtacctggtcatcATAtttgggaacctgctcatcatcctggctaTCATCactgactcccacctccacacacccatgtacttcttcctttccaacctctcttttacagatatctgtttcacctcaaccactgtcccaaagatgctgctgaacatccagacaaaaagcaaaactataacTTATGAAAACTGTCTCAGCCAGATGttctttttcatgctttttgggcAATTAGACATCTCCCTCTTGACTGTGATGGCTtatgaccgctttgtggccatctgtcaccctctGCACTACATGGTCATCATGAACGCCCAGGTCTGTGGCCGCCTGCTACTggcatcctggttattgagtgtttttgtctcccttttgcatgacttaatggttttgcgattgtctttttgtacagagttggaaatgtcccagtttttctgtgaacttaatcaggtggtccaacttgcttgttctgacaccttcctcaatgacttAGTGATATACTTTGAAACTGGACTTCTGGCTGTTATTCCACTCACTGGGATTCTTTACTCTTACTCTAAGATTGCATCcaccattttgagaatttcaacaatGGAGGGCAAATATAAAGctttttctacttgtgggtctcacctctcagtagtgtccttgttttatggtacaggaCTTGGAGTTTATTTTACTTCTGCTGCTAGTcaaaactcaagggcaaatgcaatagcctcagtgatgtacacggtGGTCAgtcccatgctgaacccctttatctacagtctcagaaacaaggacataaagaaggCCTTAAAAAAACTGAGAAACATTCTCGCTATAAAAGGACTGTTTGTCTCGAGTTGA